DNA sequence from the Alkaliphilus metalliredigens QYMF genome:
ACCTACTGCAATGGTTCCAACGGCACCACAGACTCCATGTACGCTGACTGCACCAACTGGGTCATCTATTTTTAATACATTATCGATGAACTCAATTGCAAATACAACAACAACGCCACCTATTGCTCCTATTACAACAGCTCCAACAGGGCTAACAATATCTGTTCCCGCTGTAATGGCTACTAGCCCAGCTAATGCGCCATTTAATGTAATACTCACATCTGGTTTTTTGTACCGTCTCCAAGATACGATCATTGCTGCTATAGCTCCAACAGCAGCGGATAAGTTTGTTGTAATAAATATGTGTGCAATATCATTATAATCTACACCGGATAATGTCGAACCTCCATTAAATCCAAACCATCCAAACCATAGAATAAATACACCTAATGCACCTAAAGTTAAACTGTGTCCTTTGATTGCTTTTGACTTTCCATCCTTTGTATACTTTCCAATACGTGGTCCTATAATCATAGCTCCCATAAGTGCTGCCCATCCGCCTAGGGAGTGAACAACAGTAGAGCCTGCGAAATCATGAAATCCTAATTCTTCTAACCAGCCACCACCCCATATCCAATGACCTGCTATGGGATAGATCACCGCACCGATCACAATACTATATATAAAATAAGAAATAAATTTTGTTCTCTCTGCCATGGCTCCTGAAACAATGGTTGCAGCAGTGGCACAAAACACTGTCTGAAAAATCAAGAAAGCTTCTTTAGGAATATCTAATCCTAAATGCTCAAAGGAACCACTAGAAAGTAAATTGATTTCACCCATGAACCCTCCAGTACCTCTACCAAACATGATACCGAAGCCTATTAACCAAAAGACAAAGGAGCCTATTGAAAAGTCCATCAAATTTTTCATAATAATGTTCCCAGCATTCTTCGATCTTGTAAACCCTGTTTCTACCATAGCGAAGCCTGCTTGCATAAAAAACACCAAGGCCGTTGCCACTAAAACCCATACCGTATTGATTGCAATTGAATAATCCATACTCATCTCCCCCTCTTATCTTTTTCATTTTTTTTGTTACTAAAAATCTTCTTACTTACCATGTCAACATCTCGTTAATTTAAAGTATAACTACCCTTTTTTACTTTGAAGTCCTGCCAGCTGTACATGACTTCTTGTGAAAATAAAAAAAGCGCCGACAACCAAAAGGATAGTAATCCCTTCGATTGTAGACGCCATTGCCTACTCCAATATATTGGTTTTTTAAATATAAATAGTAGTATAATACAAAACTTATATTTTTGCAATGACTTTTTTGAAAATTTCAAATATTTTATATTCAGCTCAGTCTCAAATTCAATGTATTTTACTCAAATGATAATATGGTGTAGAATATGAATAATGAATAATGAATTATGAAGGAGTGACTTGATTTTGCAAAAGAAATATTATGAAAACCTATATGAAAAGGAATTTACCACCTCAATCATAAATACAGTTGAAAAAGAAGGTCAGTATCATGTGGTCCTTGATGAGACCTATTTCTACCCAGAGGGTGGTGGACAACCTAGTGATACCGGTACAATTGATTCAATTCCTGTCATCTTTGTATATGAGGATGAAACCCAGGAGACCATTTATCATGTATTAGAAAAAAAGCCCAATAAGCTTAAAAGGGTTACATGTTCAATTGACTGGAATCGAAGATATGACCACATGCAACAGCATCTTGGCCAGCATCTCTTATCGGCATCTATATTTGAGCTATTTAACGGTGTTACGGTTGGCTTTCATCTCAGTGAGCACTATTGTACCATTGACATCGATAAAGCAATGAATGAAACAGGTATCCTTGAGGCAGAAAAAGCTGTGAATCAATCGATTCTTGATTCAAGAAAGGTACAAGGTTTATTCCCCACCTACACTGAGTTAAAGAAGCTCCCACTGAGAAAAATGCCCCCTCAAACAACAGGTCAAATCCGAATCGTTCAAATTGAAGGAATCGATGCCACCCCCTGCTGTGGGACACATCCCCATTCAACACTTGAAGTCCAGCTCATGAAAATCACCAAATGGGAAAAATATAAGGGTGGTACTCGGATTGAATTTTTATGCGGTTCAAGGGCCATTAGGGACTATGCTTTTAAGCATGAAACAATCAAAAAAACAGCGCAGTTTTTATCTTGTAACGAAAACACATTATTAGAGAGAACAAATCAACTCCTAGAAGAGCTCCGTCAATCCAATGCTGATCGCAGATCCTTGCAGGCACAGGTTACGGATTATGAAGTCAAGGACATATTCACATCGGCTGAAAGTGTTGGAGATAACAAAATTATTAAATCAATATTCAACAACGCTGAAATGAAGCAAATCAATTCGTTGGCTTCAAAACTAGTCTCATTCCCCAGAGTAATTGTCTTATTCGGCATTAAGTCAGAGGACAAAGCCCAGCTCCTATTTATGCGCTCAGAGGAATTAACAACCATTAGTATGAAAACCCTTTTACGGGATGCAATCACTTTAGTTGATGGCAAGGGCGGTGGCAGTGATCTATCGGCCCAAGGGGGCGGCAAAAACAAAGGAAATCTGGATTCAGCAATTGAATATGCCTATCGTCAAGTAAAACAAGTTTTATAGTGTCTTTTACGTGACATACTCCCACCACCTACGCTAACACTTAGAGGTGGGGGCTTCTTGGGACATATCAGCTCATGCTGATATAATTACCAAGCTAACCCCGTCTGCCCAACGGTTTCTTCATCTATTCTAGGCTACGCCTATTATTCTACATCCTTCATTCCTTATATTGATTGCAGCGTTTATATCTCTCTCGATTACTTCTCCACAGAAACAAGTCCAAACACGCTCCGAAAGAGTCAATTCTTTATTGACCCGATTGCAGAATCGACAAAGCTTACTAGAGGGATACCATTTGTCAATGACCACAAGTTGTTTTCCCTGTTCCTTGAGCTTGTACTCTAAAAATGTTTTTAGCATACCAAATCCATTATCATTAGTTGACTTAGCAAGCTTCAGTCCCTGTGCCATGCTTCGCATATTTAGATCTTCTATCACCACTACATCATAGGCATTGGCTATCTGCCTTGATTTCTTGTGTAAGAAGTCTTTTCTTTGATTTGCTACTTTTTCATGAAGTTTAGCTACTTTTTGACGTTGCTTTTCTCTATTTTGGCTACCTTTTTTACGTTTAGATAGCTTTCTTTGTTCTTTTTGAAGTTTTTCTTCCGCTTGGCGATAATATCTAGGATAGTTGCCTCTGTCTCCTTCATTATCTACATATAGTTCTTTCGAAGAGTAGTCTAACCCTAGGGTTGTTTCCTTAGTTGCCATGACTAAATCTGTTTGTATATCAAACTCCACAAGTATGGATATATAATATTTGCCTATAGCTGTTTGACTAATGGTAGCAGACTTAATCACTGAATTTTCAGGTAATTGTCTGTGCATCTTTATTTTTATGTCCTTTAATTTAGGCACCCGAATATGACTGTTATCCATCAGTCTAATGGTTCCTTTTTGATTATTGGTGGTATAGCTTTTTTTATCTCTATGTTTGCTCTTGAATTTTGGGAATCCAATTGAGTGATCTCTAAAGAAATTACCATAAGCTGTATTTAGATTGAGCTGAGCGTTGGCAAGTGCCAGGCTATCTACTTCCTTTAGCCATGGAAATTCACCCTTATAGTTGGCAGGGGTTAGATATTTTTCTTGTTTCAATGCTAGCTTGTCATGTTTATACTCTTCATATATTTCTTTTCGATTTGAAAGCATTTGATTGTAGACAAATCGAACACATCCGAAGGTCTTTTTGATGAGTTCTTCTTGCTCTCTGTTTGGAATGATTCGATATTTATAGGCTTTATTCATGACTTTTCACCTTGGCTTTCGATATATGCTTTTATCACCTCTACCGATACGCCCCCAGTGGTCAGTAGGCAAAAACTCCTGGCCCAAAAATATTCCTTCCATAACTTTTCTCTTATGGCAGGAAACTCTTTTTTCACTAGTCTTGAACTTGCACTTTTATATGCATTGATGAATTTTGATAGTTGTGAATTAGGATGTGCCTTGAACAAAATATGTATATGATCTATGTCTCGGTTCCATTCCTGTAAGGTAATATTATAATTTGACGCAATTTTGACAAATATGGCTTTGAGTTCTTCAGAAATAGGGTGATCAATTACCCTGCGTCTGTACTTTACCACCAAAACAAGATGATAGTACATCAAGAATACCGAGTGATTATTATTATCTAATTCCATGAGTACACCTTCTTTATATGGTATATGACTGATTATGTATATTATACCATATATTAGGTCGTTTCTCAAGGGACAACAATTCATCCCCCACCTATAGAGGATAGGGGACTTCTTGTTGTATTAAGTTAAAATAATCCTTATTGAAGAAGCCCCTACTGGATGTTAATAAACCAGTGGGGGCTTCAATTTTAACTGAAGTTTTAATATACTTATGCCATTGGGAAGATCATTCTTGCCATGTAAATCACAAATACAAGACTCACGGAACTAAACAATGTAGATGTCATCACTGCCTGGGAAGCAAAATCAGGATAATTATCATATTCAACCGCAATTAATGCCGTGTTCACCGCCGTGGGTAGGGCTGATGAAATCATAACAACCTGAGCAATGATGCCATTCATGCCAAACAAATAAATAAAAATCAGGGCCAAAATAGGTCCTCCCAAGAGTCTGATGATCACAGACAAATATACCTCTTTGTTTTTGAACTCAAAGGCTGTCCTTGAAAGCTGCACTCCTAATGTAAGCAGCGATGTTGGTACCAAAGCATTTCTAGCATAATCTAGGGCAGGCCAAATAGCTACCTGTGTCATATCATAGGGTATTGTTTTTAAAATCAATGCCAAAGGTACTGCATAAATGGTTGGCATTCCTAAAACCTTCCCCAGGGATTTTTTCCAATCGGTATTGGCACGGCCAGCATTTAAAAAGCCAATGGTGTTGGCAGTGATATTTTGCACAACTAACATCATAATCTGTGCAGTCAATGCCAGCTCTAAATAAGGTGTTTGACCGTTTATGACAAAGGGGACACTACTAAATACCAATGTGATCAAAGGAATACCTATATTGCCTGCATTAAAGAATATTGCCGAATTGGTAAATGCATTTTTTAGTCCTTCATCATAGCCACGTATTTTTGAGGTCAATGAAGCAACTGACATATTGATACCCATAATCAAAACAGCAGTAACCACCACTTTGATCATTTCAACAGGGATTTTTGTCGTATACAAATTTACAAAAGTAAAGGCCGGGACAAAAATGTAAAAATTGAATTTTGTTAATGTTTGTATATTCAAATCAAACTTTTTGTTCATCAGATAGCCAAGTGTAATTAACACAAGGATGGGCGTAATATTATTAGTTAGTATAAATAAAAATACATTCATAGATTTGTACCTATTCCTTTCTCAGTTTCAATAGTCATAAACAAAATTATACCCCGGATTCTGCTTTTTGGCAAACCACATTTGAGAAAATTGCATCATTCATCTTTACGAACCTAGTGATCTATTGCGAGATAATATCTTTCAATATTCACATGAAATTTAAAAACATAATTTCCTAGACATCAGGAAAAGCTCATAATCCTGTGATTTACCAGTCCTATGAGCTCTCAATCCTGTGTGCTACATATGTTTATTTTTCTTATGATTATTTACTCCCTAACCGATATTCTCCAA
Encoded proteins:
- a CDS encoding RNA-guided endonuclease TnpB family protein, translated to MNKAYKYRIIPNREQEELIKKTFGCVRFVYNQMLSNRKEIYEEYKHDKLALKQEKYLTPANYKGEFPWLKEVDSLALANAQLNLNTAYGNFFRDHSIGFPKFKSKHRDKKSYTTNNQKGTIRLMDNSHIRVPKLKDIKIKMHRQLPENSVIKSATISQTAIGKYYISILVEFDIQTDLVMATKETTLGLDYSSKELYVDNEGDRGNYPRYYRQAEEKLQKEQRKLSKRKKGSQNREKQRQKVAKLHEKVANQRKDFLHKKSRQIANAYDVVVIEDLNMRSMAQGLKLAKSTNDNGFGMLKTFLEYKLKEQGKQLVVIDKWYPSSKLCRFCNRVNKELTLSERVWTCFCGEVIERDINAAINIRNEGCRIIGVA
- the tnpA gene encoding IS200/IS605 family transposase, with amino-acid sequence MELDNNNHSVFLMYYHLVLVVKYRRRVIDHPISEELKAIFVKIASNYNITLQEWNRDIDHIHILFKAHPNSQLSKFINAYKSASSRLVKKEFPAIREKLWKEYFWARSFCLLTTGGVSVEVIKAYIESQGEKS
- a CDS encoding alanyl-tRNA editing protein, with amino-acid sequence MQKKYYENLYEKEFTTSIINTVEKEGQYHVVLDETYFYPEGGGQPSDTGTIDSIPVIFVYEDETQETIYHVLEKKPNKLKRVTCSIDWNRRYDHMQQHLGQHLLSASIFELFNGVTVGFHLSEHYCTIDIDKAMNETGILEAEKAVNQSILDSRKVQGLFPTYTELKKLPLRKMPPQTTGQIRIVQIEGIDATPCCGTHPHSTLEVQLMKITKWEKYKGGTRIEFLCGSRAIRDYAFKHETIKKTAQFLSCNENTLLERTNQLLEELRQSNADRRSLQAQVTDYEVKDIFTSAESVGDNKIIKSIFNNAEMKQINSLASKLVSFPRVIVLFGIKSEDKAQLLFMRSEELTTISMKTLLRDAITLVDGKGGGSDLSAQGGGKNKGNLDSAIEYAYRQVKQVL
- a CDS encoding AEC family transporter: MNVFLFILTNNITPILVLITLGYLMNKKFDLNIQTLTKFNFYIFVPAFTFVNLYTTKIPVEMIKVVVTAVLIMGINMSVASLTSKIRGYDEGLKNAFTNSAIFFNAGNIGIPLITLVFSSVPFVINGQTPYLELALTAQIMMLVVQNITANTIGFLNAGRANTDWKKSLGKVLGMPTIYAVPLALILKTIPYDMTQVAIWPALDYARNALVPTSLLTLGVQLSRTAFEFKNKEVYLSVIIRLLGGPILALIFIYLFGMNGIIAQVVMISSALPTAVNTALIAVEYDNYPDFASQAVMTSTLFSSVSLVFVIYMARMIFPMA
- a CDS encoding ammonium transporter — encoded protein: MDYSIAINTVWVLVATALVFFMQAGFAMVETGFTRSKNAGNIIMKNLMDFSIGSFVFWLIGFGIMFGRGTGGFMGEINLLSSGSFEHLGLDIPKEAFLIFQTVFCATAATIVSGAMAERTKFISYFIYSIVIGAVIYPIAGHWIWGGGWLEELGFHDFAGSTVVHSLGGWAALMGAMIIGPRIGKYTKDGKSKAIKGHSLTLGALGVFILWFGWFGFNGGSTLSGVDYNDIAHIFITTNLSAAVGAIAAMIVSWRRYKKPDVSITLNGALAGLVAITAGTDIVSPVGAVVIGAIGGVVVVFAIEFIDNVLKIDDPVGAVSVHGVCGAVGTIAVGIFATDGGLLYGGGVELLGVQILGVIAVALWTMGTTFILFKAIELTVGLRVTKEEEIEGLDKCEHGTESYADFQPRPVYLATEKN